CTCTTTAACTGCAacttcaatttcaatttcaaattatCTCCAATTCAAGATAAAATTCTAACCTCGATTCAACAATAAATGTCCATTTGCAAGCTGAGGCCTATTTAATATGACCTTTTTAGGCAAATTTTATTTAAGCAAAACAAAATAGGCAAAACAAAATAGACTAATAGTTGCAGGACACACGCGTGTTGCGGAGTAATAGAGTGCAAGCACAAAAGTCCCCTCGAACTTTCTGCTCATTTTGCAGTAATGCTACTTCCTCTGATTTCTTTAactactactccctccgttccaatttatgtgaacctgtttgattggGCACGAAATTTAAGTAAAAAATGAAGACATTTGGAGTTTGTGGTCCTAAATAAGTCCaaatggggcccagagtatttgtgtggttataaaagcttctcattaagggtaaagtagtaactttaagctaaattgttaccaaatttagaaagggttcattctttttggaacgaaccaaaaaggaaataggttcacataaactggaacagagggagtagtagtattttcttattccaaATACAAATTACTATTGTCATTTGCAAAATTGAGAAGAAACTAataactttattcaattttactCTTACTGTTGTTTTAATTAATCAACGCTTACGACTTGTTTGGTATAAGGGATAAGGGATAAGTAATTTCGGAATTAAATTTAAGATAAATTTATCCACGTTTTATTGAGATAAAATAAAACTATAATTAATTCTGAGATTAGTTATCCCGAGATTGTAGTGTTTAACAATCTCGGGATACTAATACCCCGATAATTAGTCATGGGATACTTTTTTCCGAACCAAATCATCCTTATTGTCGAGGTTAGCTGCATTTTGGCATCATAATCTTCATCGCCACTTTTACTTACTAAAAATGACTCACTTAGAGTCGATTTTATGGTGCGGTTCAACAAATTATTCATACCATCCTACTTTAAAAAAATTGTTTAAACTAGGGAAATCGTTGTCGCGACTCTTTAGGTGGGTTATGGATAAACTCCACTTTAATATAATAGCTTGCAAATGATAGTAGATAGGTAAATTGTATTAGGCAAGTCTCATGCAACAAAGCTCGACAAAAACATTTAGGTGCCGAGAGGGACCTCAGGAAGAGTTATTATTTCAATTTGGTAGCATGTTCACTATTTAAGACTAACATATATTTATTAATAACTCATTTAAACATAAGCTAAGTATAATATGATCAAATATATCTTGCAATCAatgttattaaattattttaacatgtaccaattttaaaattcaaaaaaaaaaaaaagtacctgaaggtaggggtgtacataggccgggttggttcggattttacaattaccaaaccaaaccaattgtgtcgagttattaaatctaaagaccaaaccaaactaataaaactcgggtttttcaatatcgatttttctcgggttttcgtGTTATTCGGgtttttctgaattttttttccggtaaaatcttcgtagaaaaAAACATATAACgtatgctcaaaatatttctttaatcctagtaagatacaactatataaagtattttccaagaaaataatacaaaatataagatgtgtcatggcattatcctaaaatattcaacaataaagaaaataaaattatgtaatataaatattgctaattaaaaagccataataaaaataaacataatctaaaattactaagtcatgctaaaataaatagactaataagggagtattaattacatgactaaaagctaaagcaaaataaaaataggttatgcatttttatctaaattattgcaaaataaaaaatagatattcaatacattcctgttcgtaatattgaattgaatttcttttgttagcattagtattgattgttagcattatttaatttactaatattaatggctataaaacttattgaagCATTCAAAAATTCTAAGtctaaccttgaaataataccttaaaagataaaattttgattttttaagaaatatttataaattacattacaataagtatatttatatattaaatatatctaaaatttttatatatgtaatgtcgggttagtttgtttcagtttgactttctttagttaaaaccaaaccaaaccaattatggtcgggttttttttccaaACTAAACCATAATCgaattttttttctcggtttgactcggaagGAGTAATTTTCCATGGCTCCTTCCTTCCACTTTTTGGAACTGGAGGGGTACCCTGGTAACTGAAACTCCAAATGAAAGGCTAAATTAGTCATTTCATTAGTCTCTTTCAACTGAATTGATCTCAACTTCACGCATCATTCATGAAGCCCTCCAATTTCACCCAGCGCCAGAGAATCAAATCATTACCATACGTGGACCCCACCCAAAGCACTAAAAAAATCGTTAATCGCCGTAGTTTTCAATCACTCGCCGATTTTTCCTCTTTCCGGCTTGTAAAATACACGCTGGCAACTTATGTAAGAAACTCTTTGGCCACGTAGATGACACGTGGGATTACCGGCCTTTTGATCCAACGGTGACGAAAATCACGTTGCTGTGGTCCGTAGATAATGCGATGACGTAATAATTAATATATTCCTTATAAAAcgtagaaaaagagaaaacagaactcagagtgtgtgtgtgtgactgaCCGTTTTGTGAAATCTTCAGAGAATCGGGTAATCAGAAGCGAAAGCTTCGGTTTTTCCGTTTGTTAAGCAGAAATATTCTCAGCTGTAAAATCGTTACTATTTTAGTTaatcaaaatttcttctttttttttcctttcctgttCAGTTATGAATTGCAACAGATTATAAGCTGGATTTTTCATCATTCTTTGGAAATGAGTAAGTAATTGGAATGTGTTCTAGTTTCcttattttctgcatttttttaattttgttatgtcgATCTGAAAGAGTGAGACTTTTATTTTCTGAGATTGTATGAAGAAATTGTACATACATACAATCCAAATAAATCAGAAATGTTAATTGTAGtacttattgttgatttttggtaGTTATGGATATTAATTTATTAAATGTATAGAGATTGGTTATAAGTAcgctttttctatttttctttgatgtgAGTACTTTGCGTGTgctttgtttttctctctctttctttttttctggGGTTGATGAGTGAGTACGAACCCGATTCTTTTTGTACATATTAAAAGGACCCAAATTCACTTTTCTTCTGGTAAAAATCTTTTTCAATACCATTTTTCTGTTGTTTACAGTAACTTTTTACCTCTTCTTCTTCAGCTGAAAAACCTCTGATTTTTAGGTTCTGGTTAGTCTAGATTTACTACAAAAAGCTCTGTAATTTGGagggtttttttctttttttaacagACGGGAGGCTATTTGGTGGAAACAAATTGGTAATGCTAAAGAAGATGTGAAGTGTAAATTTTGATTaatatgaaaattttaattttaactcAATTGGTTTTTCGTCTCTCCGTATTAAAAGATCAACGGTTACTAAACAACAAAAACCATCAATGTAATATATTGTCTGTTTCTGTAAATATTCTTTTATTCTTATTTCATTCATCTGTATTTTTTGGTGTTTGCAAGGTTGAGTAACGCGTGTCGTATTGCATTCctcctttttacttttttttctcctcttctttttcGTTATCTGTTAGTAGTTCTTTATCCTTCTTATTCTCTTGATTTTTTCTTATAAGTTCTGTTTTCTCTCAATTGGCTCTGATAATATTACTGGGTTTTGCTTTGAAGGTTCAGATTGTAAGGAAGAAAATGTCATAATAGCAAAATAAACTGAAGAAAAAAGGTGAAAATTGACAAGTCTAATCCAATATGAACAGCAGTGAAATGAGTTGTTTAAGGTCCAATGGTGATAATGAGATTCATTCCAGTGCTTCTGTTAGGAAGCGGTTTAGATTTCCTAAAAAGGTGGGAAATTTTAGCTCAATTAGTATATCAATCTATAATTGGAAATATTGtaaatattatttaatcttaTTTAATTGTCAACTATTTTGAATTTGCAGTTTTTTGATGAGTGTAATGGAGTAGATCATGCTTCTGTTCCTCGGAAACTACGTTCaggtattttgtttttttttagtgGATTGAATTTGGAAATCAATCACTTGTTTATGTCTGTTATGTTATTGGAATTGTTCCGTATTAATTGGAGCCTAGTGCTTGGTAGTGGGTCATTTGttgctttctttttttcattAGTAAATTccttttcacttttctttctttttatttaagcATGAGAACTTAAAAAGTATTCAATCTGCAGTTGGGTGACTGCACATGCCAAGTTTCTGATTTTACTCTAgtataaagttaaaaaaaatagttcCTGTTTAAGTAACACTTGGGACTTTGAATTAATTATAAAGTTGTATACAAGGATTCAAGCAACTTTAAGTCTGTTAAGAGAATTTATTTCCGTTTGTAGCCATCAAGAAGAGAAGTCGCCAGTCCATCACTCCGCCTTTGCCAGTTTCAAAAAAGCTGAATTACATGTTACATGGAGCTGAAACACTAAGGAAAGACGTCAACAAATCTAAGCTCAAATTGGTTAGGAACCCGTAAATTTTGCAGCTTTTTCCTTTTACTAGTTCTTTTGCCTCTCTGATTCATACATCAATTTAATACAGGCTCGTCGTGGCTCAAATGGGTGTGTAACGGAGCTTGAAGGGCCAATCaccaaagatgaagaagaagtggcTGAAACCTTATATGCTTTGGCTGGTATGATACCAGACACTGGCACCTCGAGCGCAAGCAAATTAAATAGTCAACTGTCAGAAGTGAAATCGGAGTTAAAAGAAGCTGAGGCTTCTATGATTGCAAATGGAGGTCTGTTTGTTTGTTCTTTGTTTATGTGTTAGTATCTTCCATAATTGGTCATTTGTCAAACTAAGTACATTTCATGAATGGTGTAGTTGTGAAGGAAGAGCAGGAGATAAGGACAACCAACTCCCAATTCAATGATGAAGTTTCTAAGCAGTTTCCTGAAGTGGCTGTTTCAGCTGGAGAAGCTGCCAAATTAAAATCATCTGAGGATGCTTCCCAGTGCGATACATCGATCAGCACAGAGCAACTTGAAATTTCATTGCAACCAGTAGGTTTCATTTGGACATTTTTATGCATGGTTAATACGTGACATAGGTGTTGTTCTGACATTTTTGCTATTTAGATTGTTGCCTGTGGATTTCAAGCCAACCAACTGAACATGCTTAAGGAGAAGAGGAATAATGGTATAGCCTGCAAGTTACGAAATTTTCTAATGAATGGTTGTACATATAACAGAGACAGCGGCATCCAAATTATGCGTTCAATATTTACACTTACACAGAAATGTCGTTTTTGTTTATCAGGTTCATTGTTGTGGCCAGGCTTGTATGCAGGAGGGTCCTCTTGTTCCGACAAACTTGGTTTTTCAAAACAGTAATTTCCAATTTCTAGCCGTACTCTTTCTTAGTTTCTTTTGCCTACAAATATTGTTTGGCCTCTCATGCGCTGAGTAATGATAGGTATCCAATTGCCAAATTTCCTGCGTGGTTTGGAAGTACTGGAGCTGATGCTCAAGCTCAAAATGCAGAGTCTTCTCTCCCAACCGTGAAGGTGTTGTAGTATTTTGATATGGTTTTTAAGTTACTTGTATATACTTAAGAGAATCATTCATTTGATTTGATTCTGCAGGATTCTCAAGTTCCACTTGATTTGAGAAAATCATTTAAGAGGTGTGCTGCTCATGTTTATATAAGTCGGCTGATAAAAGTCTTACAGACTGCTGCAAGAGAAGACATCGTCTCCTCGCATCCTCCTCAGTCGTCATCCCACGATGGATCAAAGCAAGGGACTTGCCTACTTCAGAACTGCCTAACTGGAAAGGTAAATGAGATGCATGGCATTGTTTCTACCGGCAGCGTTGCCTGCACTTCTACTGAGAAGAATCAAACTGAAGTTAGAAATGCAATCCTTTTGCACCAAAGACTCCTTCAAGAGCAGCAACAAGCTTCTACAACATCTGGGGTCAATTCTTTAGTAAGGCAGGTCAGTTATATTCAGTAATGTATGATATTCTTCATTGATACGCAATAACAATCAACTTTCTGTAATGGGCAGAACATAGATTTCCTGTCATTGTCAGCTGGAAGTTACGTGATGAAAGGTGCTAACGGTGCTAATATTGCTGGTCATAACCTTGAAGCGCCCCTAACATCACAAGACCATCCAGCCATGCATTTCTTGCTGCCCCAGAATGGTTATTCATCCACATCTTTCCGTTTCCTTCCTGCAACAGCATCAGCTCAGCAGGttacttctattttattttatttttcataaagagCAGGTGCTTGTGAAATGTGCTTTCACTTAACTGCTTTTGCAATCTACAAGTAAATAGAATGCTTAGGTATCTTTATGTATCAGTACTCGGACAGCATAGGTACATACTTAAATCTGGACCCTTTGGCTGCCTTGATTATGTAAAACAACATAATGCCACTGGGTGGATCTGCCACGACCATGGACGGACTATAAACAATAGTTTATGCAAAGACACCTGCCCAGTCAAATACATATCTACGTGTTTATATACCAATACATACAAAAGCTTATGTTAAAGAACAATATCGGTATATTTGTGTGATCAACTGCATAAACAATACTTTATGCAAAAACACCTGCCCAGTCAAATACATATCTACGTGTTTATATACCAATACATACAAAAGCTTATGTTAAAGAACAATATCGGTATATTTGTGTGATCAACTGCATTTTACTGGTCAGCgtcttttgaaagaggatttggGAATAAGTCAGTTTATGTGGTGACACTACTAGTTAATACATTGCTTGGAAGATTAAGGCGATTCTTTTATGGCTAAGTTGCAGGTTCTGCTGCCTCCATATCTTGGAGGTGCATCAACCCGTCCTTCATTTGCAGCTGATATGACCTTACAAAGCCAAACATTGCAGCAGAATGAACTACGCAACGCTCATTTCACTGCTCAGTACAAGTTTGGAGTCTCTACCTCACAAACTTTTAGTGTCTGGCAAAATGCAGGGCGACAAATGCCTATCTTTGGACCTTCTCAAGCTCAATTTGCAGCTTCTTCCTCCATGGAATCTCTTTCTTCCAAGCTTGCTCCAGTTTTTCTGAGTGGGCAGGAGCTTATGTCCATTTCTTCGCCACGGCACAGAGGACCATATTACCTTTTCCCTTCTGGCTACGAGGGAAATGGACATGGACTCTACCCCAATAAGGTGCCTTCATTGCAGCTGCTGTGCAATGGTCATCTTTAAGATCGAAAGCGAGGGTACAATATTACCAATATGAAGATTATATCAGGCCTCTTCCAAATCACAATTgatttattcttttctttgcttATGCACAAGAGTAAGTGTTCATTCTGTGAATGAAAATATCGTTAGGAGGAACAACAAGAAGGGAGAATATAGTAGATTGTGTCCCTTTGTTGGATGATGTAGTCTAGTACAATTTCATATATTAAAGGCTTACATGTTATGTTTCACTTTCAATTAGTTATAAAGTTAACATTTTCAAAgaggttttcttctttttcctttcttgctGTAGATAGGAATTAACACACCTGCTAATATATGCCTAAATGGCTATTTGTTCTCTGGATTCTATGGAAAGAAAGTTAATCTGTCTCAGAAGATTGTTGACTTAAGAAGAGATTATCTCATTACTCACGTATGAAGAGACTCGAATCTTGGGACAAAAGggggaaattaaaagaaaagagatgAAATAATTTCAGGGCTGCTTTAAATTTCTTTCAGTAAGCTATTCATCCTAAAAGAGCTGCTCCTTGGTTTTCTGCACCTTCATGCTTTCAGAAAAATGACCTACTTTCTGGCATTGAAATTTATAACTCAAGGTCACCCTAGCGCAGTTCGCCAGAAAAATGTTAACTGATCAGAAAAGTCAACTGCAAGATATGTATTTTCAAACTTGGTGAAGTTCAGTACACAACGAAGAATGAATCGGTAACACTGCCTATGAAGTTTTTTTGCAACAGAAAATCACCTTTGAATGTATGAATGAATAAATTTGGAGATAAATGAGGCACAGCGACATTCAGGTATTAACATAAGCACAGAATTTCTAATGCAGTAAATACAGCCAGACAGAAAAGATGTCCAAACTACAACGGAAAAGCGTCTATCTTGAGCAAGCATGAAAATCTTCACTCCTGCTTTTCCAATTCCCCCATTCTCTCTATAATTGCCTgccatataaaataaaaaggttgTTCAGCGCAAAGTCATACAGAATTTGGCAGAGTCGAAGCAGGATCAAATATGCATTAGATTTGACATTTCATGCATAAGAGAAAAACAAACTGATACAGATATATAATAACCCTGCCTCTGCTGAAAATTTTGCATCACTGTGAAATATGTTTGTGGCAACTGTGAGGCCAAACTAACCAGTAAATTAGCATATACATAtgcacatatatacatatacatacaacaacaacaacaacaacaacaacaacaactactacccagtaaaatcccacatagtggggtctggggagggtagtgtgtacgcagaccttacccctgccccgGTAggacagagaggctgtttccgttAGATCCTCGGCTCAGAAtgacatatacatatacatacacgCACACATTTGCATGTATGGATATGGATGCACATCAAAAGAGCAAAAACGAAAATTTTGGCCAAACGAAGTGATTAGAGTAGCATTTTCTTACCCTCTTACTTGTTTCTTGGAGCTCCCCAGCAAGAATAAACTCATCTAATATCAGATATACCTGTAGAGGGAATAAAATTGATTATAAACGATAGATTGTGTTAGTAAGGTGGGCATCAACTCTACTAAGGAAAAGTATATTTCTTCGTCAACATTTTTCTAGAGATGAAAGGAATACAGAGTGCCTGTTGATAAAAGCTGCACGCTAGAGAATAGCTGATTTCCCCTAATTTTTAGTAAACTGGTATTTTCAGTTAGTGCACCTGATGAGGCATGATAGTATTACAAGTTTTTGCTGGCAATCATTTGTAAGTTGAAAGGATGATTAACCACCCACCCAGGAAACCTAAAATCCCACCTACTCTAATCGCCCTATTGCCAAGTTTTGAAATCAATAAGGAAGGATTGAGAAACATTACTGGCCTCGACTCCTTTACAAGTTAAATTTAGAAATATTTTCAACTTCTAAAAGTAGCTGGAATGATAAAGAAAAACCGCTCAACTCTTAATGGTAAAATACCATAACCAGTAAGAGGGAACACTTCGTGTTTTCATACAGGACATGATGCTGATAATGGTTGCAGATGGCAATGTGAGATGGGCCGATGATTGGGGGAAACAATTTGTTATGGTACCCATCAGTTTTTACCTTGAAAGAACCCTGAACTAACAACCATGTTAAATTCTTCAGTAAAGCATTTGCTCATGGAAtaatcaacttcaattcctctaTCTTTATTCCATAGCCTTCCATCTCTGCCTAAAACCATGTTCAAACACTGAAGGCAGCCTCGTGGAGTTGATAAAAaggtgatattttgtgtaacaaAGTAAATTAGTGGTTAAGTCTCATAGTATACGTAGGATGTTACACCCATGGAAGTTCGTAAATCACTACTTTTGCTACTGGAGGATCACGCTTTCAATAAGAAACCAAGTGGCAATACAAAGTAATTGAGTATAAAGTATAAACCAAGCTGCCAACTAAAGATTTGAGGACAGGCACTCAATTGGAGAGCCCGCACAaaacttaaaaagaaaaatacagcAGAATTTAGTAGGCATCTTAGAAGATTCAATATATTGATTGATTTACCACAAATAAAAGGACCATTGTGACACAACAGGGTtcatcagaaaagaaagatatTAAAACCTTTGCTGATTCTgtaagtagcaaccatagtttgaTAAGAAATGTCTAACCTTATGGAAATTGAAAACCAAATCTAGTTCGCAGACATTGCTGAAAAAGTGATCCAAAATCTCCACGAACAAGTGGATGGACTCCAAATAAGCCAACTCATTGTCTGTGATATCAACACAGAGTGAAAAAAATAATCCTGCATATCTTCTGTATATTACCTTGTGGGTACGGAACTGCAAAGAGGGAAAATCACAGGCCGGTGATATTTATTAGTGAATTATCAAAAAGTATATAACTTTACGAAAATTAAAAAGTAGAGACGGAAAAATAAATCTTGGATGC
The nucleotide sequence above comes from Nicotiana tabacum cultivar K326 chromosome 12, ASM71507v2, whole genome shotgun sequence. Encoded proteins:
- the LOC107808730 gene encoding uncharacterized protein LOC107808730 isoform X2, producing MNSSEMSCLRSNGDNEIHSSASVRKRFRFPKKFFDECNGVDHASVPRKLRSAIKKRSRQSITPPLPVSKKLNYMLHGAETLRKDVNKSKLKLARRGSNGCVTELEGPITKDEEEVAETLYALAGMIPDTGTSSASKLNSQLSEVKSELKEAEASMIANGVVKEEQEIRTTNSQFNDEVSKQFPEVAVSAGEAAKLKSSEDASQCDTSISTEQLEISLQPIVACGFQANQLNMLKEKRNNGSLLWPGLYAGGSSCSDKLGFSKQYPIAKFPAWFGSTGADAQAQNAESSLPTVKDSQVPLDLRKSFKRCAAHVYISRLIKVLQTAAREDIVSSHPPQSSSHDGSKQGTCLLQNCLTGKTPSRAATSFYNIWGQFFSKNIDFLSLSAGSYVMKGANGANIAGHNLEAPLTSQDHPAMHFLLPQNGYSSTSFRFLPATASAQQVLLPPYLGGASTRPSFAADMTLQSQTLQQNELRNAHFTAQYKFGVSTSQTFSVWQNAGRQMPIFGPSQAQFAASSSMESLSSKLAPVFLSGQELMSISSPRHRGPYYLFPSGYEGNGHGLYPNKVPSLQLLCNGHL
- the LOC107808730 gene encoding uncharacterized protein LOC107808730 isoform X1, yielding MNSSEMSCLRSNGDNEIHSSASVRKRFRFPKKFFDECNGVDHASVPRKLRSAIKKRSRQSITPPLPVSKKLNYMLHGAETLRKDVNKSKLKLARRGSNGCVTELEGPITKDEEEVAETLYALAGMIPDTGTSSASKLNSQLSEVKSELKEAEASMIANGVVKEEQEIRTTNSQFNDEVSKQFPEVAVSAGEAAKLKSSEDASQCDTSISTEQLEISLQPIVACGFQANQLNMLKEKRNNGSLLWPGLYAGGSSCSDKLGFSKQYPIAKFPAWFGSTGADAQAQNAESSLPTVKDSQVPLDLRKSFKRCAAHVYISRLIKVLQTAAREDIVSSHPPQSSSHDGSKQGTCLLQNCLTGKVNEMHGIVSTGSVACTSTEKNQTEVRNAILLHQRLLQEQQQASTTSGVNSLVRQNIDFLSLSAGSYVMKGANGANIAGHNLEAPLTSQDHPAMHFLLPQNGYSSTSFRFLPATASAQQVLLPPYLGGASTRPSFAADMTLQSQTLQQNELRNAHFTAQYKFGVSTSQTFSVWQNAGRQMPIFGPSQAQFAASSSMESLSSKLAPVFLSGQELMSISSPRHRGPYYLFPSGYEGNGHGLYPNKVPSLQLLCNGHL
- the LOC107808731 gene encoding AP-2 complex subunit sigma, giving the protein MIRFILLQNRQGKTRLAKYYIPLEESEKHKVEYEVHRLVVNRDPKFTNFVEFRTHKVIYRRYAGLFFSLCVDITDNELAYLESIHLFVEILDHFFSNVCELDLVFNFHKVYLILDEFILAGELQETSKRAIIERMGELEKQE